From Oikeobacillus pervagus, the proteins below share one genomic window:
- a CDS encoding GNAT family N-acetyltransferase, with the protein MKIVSDPEEVFRHLKYNHFHPDLNRFREAHHQQQTLTQVMETEQAFMALAIVDSQIIGYTIILSPEEEERWIKLDFLKVLGVIEVAPTFRNRSIAKKLLHSIFTQQELEHYIIISLEYCWHWDLKLTNGDPYLYRNMLRKVLESARFVEYKTNDPDIKASEVNFLMARIGKAITSEQVSQFIRLAKYNK; encoded by the coding sequence GTGAAGATTGTTTCTGATCCAGAGGAAGTATTCCGACACTTAAAATATAACCATTTCCATCCAGATTTAAATAGATTTCGAGAAGCACATCATCAACAGCAAACATTAACACAAGTAATGGAGACGGAACAGGCATTTATGGCTTTAGCTATCGTGGATTCGCAAATCATTGGTTATACAATCATACTTTCACCAGAGGAAGAGGAGAGATGGATTAAATTAGATTTTCTGAAAGTACTAGGGGTCATTGAAGTGGCTCCCACTTTTCGAAACCGAAGCATTGCCAAAAAATTATTGCATTCTATCTTCACCCAACAGGAGTTGGAACATTATATTATTATTTCTCTAGAATATTGCTGGCATTGGGATTTAAAACTCACCAATGGCGATCCTTATTTGTACAGAAATATGTTAAGAAAGGTGCTTGAGTCTGCTCGATTTGTAGAATACAAAACAAATGACCCTGATATTAAGGCTTCTGAAGTCAATTTTCTCATGGCAAGAATAGGAAAGGCTATAACAAGCGAACAAGTTTCGCAATTTATCCGTCTAGCAAAATATAATAAGTAA